The following proteins are co-located in the Pseudoalteromonas ulvae UL12 genome:
- a CDS encoding DNA translocase FtsK, with the protein MRLNGVQRLLETGLIISTTLALFILCALISFDPADPSWSQTGEFIKVKNITGTAGAWIADILLFTFGWLAFFVPAMIQMLGYFCFKRPHKLLQLDYMTMGLRVLGLVFFVTSASAISSINFDDIFYFSSGGVVGDVIANAMLPAFNFTGTSLLLLCFFFVGLTLLTGVSWVEFVDFIGAQVVKVGLWLHKQPQIWLQNRALKEQQAAIEDKRPAPVLAASPMNDPLDLPELAPDNQELAESSRESESAPTSTQDQNRAENTASPHDLQPHPAFDELDDMINNELSFSALEEEPIDTRSALNALDELQPIDSSFPEQAHTVQQDVAPMPTTAKPAYVPPPTAKEKFEALLEDAPVTTAMPTLDLLDRPDKKKNPISQEELDAVSELVEVKLLDFGVQAKVVGVYPGPVVTRFELDLAPGVKVSKITGLAKDLARSLSAISVRVVEVIPGKTYIGIELPNKYREVVRLSEVISAPKFTDNDSALSMVLGKDIAGVPVVVDLAKMPHLLVAGTTGSGKSVGVNVMIVSLLYKSTPEDVRLIMIDPKMLELSVYEGIPHLLCEVVTDMKEAANALRWCVGEMERRYKLMSALGVRNLKGYNQKVTDAIAAGQPILDPLFKQSDGMAEQASELGKLPAIVVVIDEFADMMMIVGKKVEELIARIAQKARAAGIHLVLATQRPSVDVITGLIKANIPTRMAFQVSSKIDSRTILDQQGAENLLGMGDMLYLPPGTSVPVRVHGAFVDDHEVHAVVNDWKARGKPNYIDDILNGDAVEDVLLPGEAPEGADDAEQDPLYDEAVAFVIESRRASVSSVQRRLRVGYNRAARLVEQMEAAGIVSSPGHNGTREVLSPNSGAH; encoded by the coding sequence ATGCGCCTAAATGGTGTTCAGCGCTTACTCGAAACAGGTTTAATTATTAGCACAACGCTCGCGTTGTTTATTTTATGTGCGTTAATTAGTTTTGATCCAGCCGATCCTTCATGGTCGCAAACTGGCGAATTTATCAAAGTTAAAAATATAACAGGGACAGCGGGTGCCTGGATTGCTGATATTTTGCTATTTACCTTCGGTTGGTTAGCCTTTTTTGTTCCGGCAATGATCCAGATGCTGGGTTATTTTTGTTTTAAACGTCCGCACAAATTACTGCAACTCGATTACATGACCATGGGCTTACGGGTGCTAGGCTTAGTGTTTTTTGTTACCTCAGCATCTGCAATCAGTAGTATCAACTTTGATGATATTTTTTATTTTTCATCTGGTGGGGTAGTAGGGGATGTAATTGCTAACGCCATGTTGCCGGCCTTTAATTTTACTGGCACTAGTTTATTACTGTTATGTTTCTTTTTTGTTGGGTTAACTTTGTTAACCGGTGTGTCGTGGGTTGAATTTGTTGATTTTATCGGTGCACAAGTCGTTAAAGTCGGGCTTTGGTTGCATAAACAGCCCCAAATTTGGCTACAAAATAGAGCTTTAAAAGAACAGCAAGCCGCGATTGAAGATAAGCGTCCAGCCCCAGTTCTCGCTGCTAGCCCGATGAACGATCCGCTCGACTTACCTGAGTTAGCGCCAGATAATCAAGAATTAGCAGAATCAAGTCGCGAGTCTGAATCAGCACCGACTTCGACCCAAGATCAAAATCGTGCCGAAAACACCGCATCACCACACGATTTACAACCGCATCCTGCCTTTGATGAACTTGACGACATGATAAACAACGAGTTGTCATTTAGTGCACTTGAAGAAGAGCCGATAGATACACGTTCAGCGTTGAACGCCCTTGATGAGTTGCAGCCCATTGATAGTAGTTTTCCTGAGCAGGCTCATACTGTGCAACAAGATGTTGCCCCGATGCCAACGACGGCTAAACCCGCTTATGTGCCGCCTCCAACAGCCAAAGAAAAATTTGAAGCTTTGCTAGAAGATGCGCCTGTCACAACGGCAATGCCAACGCTTGATTTACTCGACCGCCCAGATAAAAAGAAAAACCCGATTTCACAAGAAGAACTCGATGCTGTTTCTGAGTTAGTTGAGGTGAAACTGCTCGATTTTGGCGTACAAGCCAAAGTGGTCGGGGTTTATCCAGGGCCTGTGGTCACCCGTTTTGAGCTCGACCTTGCACCGGGTGTGAAAGTGTCAAAAATTACAGGGTTAGCAAAAGATTTAGCGCGTTCGTTATCGGCCATTAGCGTGCGGGTTGTTGAAGTTATCCCAGGAAAAACTTACATAGGCATCGAATTACCAAATAAATACCGTGAAGTCGTTCGCTTATCAGAAGTAATTAGTGCTCCTAAATTTACAGACAATGATTCTGCTTTATCTATGGTACTTGGCAAAGATATTGCCGGTGTGCCAGTGGTGGTTGATTTGGCAAAAATGCCTCATTTATTAGTGGCTGGTACAACGGGTTCAGGAAAGTCAGTGGGCGTTAATGTAATGATTGTTAGTTTACTCTATAAATCTACGCCAGAAGATGTGCGATTAATCATGATTGACCCGAAAATGTTGGAGCTCTCTGTGTATGAGGGGATCCCGCACTTATTGTGTGAAGTGGTCACAGACATGAAAGAAGCGGCCAATGCACTGCGTTGGTGTGTCGGTGAAATGGAGCGGCGCTATAAACTGATGTCAGCTTTAGGGGTGCGAAACTTAAAAGGCTATAACCAAAAGGTGACTGATGCTATTGCTGCAGGTCAGCCAATTTTAGATCCGCTCTTTAAACAAAGTGATGGCATGGCCGAGCAAGCCTCAGAGTTAGGTAAATTACCAGCTATCGTGGTCGTGATTGATGAATTTGCCGACATGATGATGATAGTGGGTAAAAAAGTAGAAGAGCTGATCGCACGAATTGCACAAAAAGCACGTGCTGCTGGCATTCATTTAGTCTTGGCAACTCAGCGTCCATCGGTAGATGTTATTACGGGTTTGATAAAAGCCAATATTCCGACCCGAATGGCGTTTCAGGTGTCATCAAAAATTGACTCACGCACTATTTTAGATCAACAAGGTGCTGAAAACTTACTCGGAATGGGGGATATGCTCTATTTACCACCTGGAACCAGTGTTCCTGTGCGTGTACATGGTGCGTTTGTTGATGACCATGAAGTCCACGCCGTCGTGAATGATTGGAAAGCCCGAGGTAAACCTAATTACATTGACGATATTTTAAATGGCGATGCAGTCGAGGATGTATTGTTGCCAGGAGAAGCCCCTGAGGGCGCGGATGACGCAGAGCAAGATCCTCTTTATGATGAGGCCGTGGCCTTTGTGATAGAAAGCCGCCGTGCATCGGTATCGAGTGTGCAACGACGATTACGTGTTGGGTATAACCGAGCAGCGCGTTTAGTTGAACAAATGGAAGCTGCGGGCATTGTTAGCTCGCCTGGCCACAATGGTACCCGTGAAGTGTTATCGCCCAATAGTGGCGCGCATTAA
- the trxB gene encoding thioredoxin-disulfide reductase, which translates to MSTTKHCKLLILGSGPAGYTAAVYAARANLNPVLITGMQQGGQLTTTTEVENWPGDAHGLTGPALMDRMKEHAERFETEIVFDHIHTVDIKTRPFTLTGDNGVYTCDALIIATGASATYLGLESEENFKGRGVSACATCDGFFYRNQKVAVVGGGNTAVEEALYLSNIASEVHVIHRRDSFRSEKILSDRLKDKAANGNVTIHFNRTLDEVLGDEMGVTGMRIKATDSDATEQLDVAGVFIAIGHKPNTDMFVDQLDMKDGYLVVQSGLHGNATQTSVEGVFAAGDVSDHIYRQAITSAGTGCMAALDAERYLDNL; encoded by the coding sequence ATGAGCACCACAAAACACTGTAAATTACTTATCTTAGGTTCTGGCCCTGCTGGATACACGGCTGCAGTGTATGCTGCACGTGCAAATTTAAACCCTGTTTTAATCACAGGTATGCAACAAGGTGGTCAGCTAACGACAACCACAGAAGTAGAAAACTGGCCAGGTGATGCACACGGTTTAACAGGTCCTGCGCTAATGGATCGTATGAAAGAGCATGCTGAGCGTTTCGAAACAGAAATCGTGTTTGATCATATCCACACTGTTGATATTAAAACTCGCCCATTCACACTAACAGGCGATAACGGCGTTTACACCTGTGATGCGTTAATCATCGCAACAGGTGCATCAGCAACGTATTTAGGTCTTGAATCTGAAGAAAACTTTAAAGGTCGTGGTGTATCAGCTTGTGCAACATGTGATGGTTTCTTCTATCGTAACCAAAAAGTCGCGGTTGTCGGTGGCGGTAATACAGCTGTTGAAGAAGCATTGTACTTATCGAATATCGCCTCTGAAGTGCATGTTATTCACCGTCGTGATTCGTTCCGCAGTGAAAAGATTCTATCAGACCGTTTAAAAGATAAAGCAGCAAATGGCAACGTGACCATTCATTTTAACCGTACCCTTGATGAAGTACTTGGTGATGAAATGGGCGTGACTGGCATGCGTATTAAAGCGACGGATTCTGATGCAACTGAACAACTCGATGTTGCAGGTGTGTTCATTGCTATTGGTCATAAACCAAACACGGATATGTTTGTTGATCAGTTAGATATGAAAGATGGCTATCTGGTTGTGCAATCTGGTTTACACGGTAATGCAACCCAAACCAGTGTTGAAGGTGTGTTTGCTGCGGGTGATGTGAGCGACCATATTTACCGTCAAGCCATTACCTCTGCAGGTACTGGTTGTATGGCTGCTTTGGATGCTGAGCGCTACTTAGACAATCTATAA
- a CDS encoding arginyltransferase, producing MTNRIPIKLGLSQPLPCSYIDGEQEQLLVTMDDVCETPTYFEQLLAMGFRRSGDQIYRPHCPSCQKCQAVRVLADQFVPSKSQKRKLSYRNKHFSVQFSDVIKPLYYALYERYINQRHQDGAMFPPNRAQYDSFMICSWLPIVYIELWHQEKLIAVAVTDQLPNALSAIYTFFDPDYHKAGIGSIMIMEQIKHAQALAKSYVYLGFQIDECAKMNYKNQYKAQQILRFEHWQDN from the coding sequence ATGACTAACCGAATTCCAATCAAACTAGGATTGAGCCAACCGCTGCCCTGCAGTTACATTGATGGCGAACAAGAGCAGCTTTTAGTCACCATGGATGACGTGTGTGAAACCCCGACTTATTTTGAGCAATTGCTTGCCATGGGGTTTCGACGCAGTGGTGACCAAATTTATCGGCCACATTGCCCATCTTGTCAAAAATGCCAAGCGGTGCGCGTACTTGCAGATCAATTTGTGCCATCTAAATCGCAAAAGCGAAAACTTTCCTATCGCAATAAACACTTCAGCGTACAATTTAGTGATGTGATTAAACCGCTCTATTATGCTTTGTACGAGCGCTATATCAATCAGCGCCATCAAGATGGCGCTATGTTTCCCCCTAACCGCGCTCAATACGATAGTTTTATGATCTGTAGTTGGTTGCCAATTGTGTATATTGAGTTGTGGCATCAGGAGAAATTAATTGCCGTCGCTGTAACCGATCAACTGCCCAATGCCCTGTCAGCGATTTATACTTTTTTTGATCCTGATTATCACAAAGCTGGGATCGGCAGTATTATGATTATGGAGCAAATCAAACATGCTCAAGCATTAGCTAAGTCGTATGTCTATTTAGGCTTTCAAATTGATGAATGTGCTAAGATGAATTACAAAAACCAGTATAAAGCACAGCAAATTTTGCGTTTTGAGCATTGGCAAGACAATTAA
- the aat gene encoding leucyl/phenylalanyl-tRNA--protein transferase, producing the protein MNNTLFQLSELSFSFPDPRLALNDPDGLLAIGGDLAPERLVNAYQNGIFPWFNEDDPLMWWSPKERAIIELDEFHISRSMKKFQRKHTFTVSVNQAFSKVMFACQQQRIDTQGTWITNEMEEAYNRLHKLGVAHSVEIWFEQQLVGGLYGVMQRHVFCGESMFHTMANTSKLASWALVNWLKRHNGAFIDCQIMNPYLESLGAKAISRNAFLNKLHQPWPKIDLATMWQPQTLDDIYD; encoded by the coding sequence ATGAACAATACCTTATTCCAGCTTTCAGAGCTGTCTTTTTCCTTTCCTGATCCTCGTCTTGCGTTAAATGATCCTGATGGGTTGTTGGCCATTGGTGGTGACTTGGCCCCCGAAAGATTGGTCAATGCGTATCAAAATGGCATTTTCCCTTGGTTTAATGAAGACGACCCTCTAATGTGGTGGTCACCAAAAGAGCGCGCTATTATTGAATTAGACGAGTTTCATATCAGCCGTTCGATGAAAAAATTCCAGCGAAAACATACGTTCACAGTCTCCGTAAACCAAGCCTTTTCAAAGGTGATGTTTGCATGTCAGCAGCAGCGCATTGATACACAAGGAACTTGGATCACCAATGAAATGGAAGAGGCCTATAATCGATTACATAAATTAGGCGTCGCGCACAGTGTTGAAATATGGTTTGAACAGCAATTAGTGGGCGGTTTATATGGTGTGATGCAACGCCATGTTTTTTGTGGTGAATCAATGTTTCATACCATGGCAAATACTTCAAAATTAGCGTCATGGGCATTAGTCAATTGGCTCAAACGCCACAACGGTGCATTCATCGATTGTCAAATAATGAACCCTTATCTCGAATCACTTGGCGCTAAAGCAATTTCTAGAAATGCATTTTTAAATAAATTACACCAGCCATGGCCCAAGATCGATTTAGCTACCATGTGGCAACCTCAAACCTTAGATGATATTTATGACTAA
- the infA gene encoding translation initiation factor IF-1, with protein MAKEDVIEMQGTILDTLPNTMFRVELENGHVVTAHISGKMRKNYIRILTGDKVTVEMTPYDLSKGRIVFRAR; from the coding sequence ATGGCGAAAGAAGACGTAATTGAAATGCAAGGTACGATCCTTGACACTTTACCAAATACTATGTTCCGAGTTGAGCTGGAAAACGGTCACGTGGTTACTGCTCATATTTCTGGAAAGATGCGCAAAAACTACATCCGCATCCTAACAGGTGATAAAGTGACAGTTGAAATGACACCTTATGACCTAAGTAAAGGTCGCATCGTTTTCCGTGCCCGTTAA
- the ald gene encoding alanine dehydrogenase, with protein sequence MIIGVPKEIKNHEYRVGMVPGSVRELINHGHSVFVEHNAGIGIGFTDEDYQAAGAEVLPTAADVFATAEMIVKVKEPQAVERAMLREDQILFTYLHLAPDLPQTEDLVKSKAICIAYETVTDARGGLPLLAPMSEVAGRMSIQAGAQALEKSNNGRGMLLGGVPGVEPAKVVVIGGGMVGANAAQMAVGMGADVVILDRNIDVLRRLDAQYGNKIKAVYSTADALEKHVLEADLVIGGVLIPGAAAPKLVTAEHIKNMKPGSAIVDVAIDQGGCIATSKATTHADPTYIVDDVVHYCVANMPGAVPLTSTFALNNATLPFIINLANKGYKQALLDDAHFRNGLNVYKGHVTFKEVAEGFGMPYVTALDALNG encoded by the coding sequence ATGATTATCGGTGTACCTAAAGAAATCAAAAACCATGAATACCGTGTAGGTATGGTACCTGGCAGTGTGCGTGAACTTATTAATCACGGCCACTCAGTATTTGTTGAGCACAATGCAGGTATTGGTATTGGTTTTACCGATGAAGACTATCAAGCAGCCGGTGCAGAAGTATTACCGACTGCTGCGGACGTTTTTGCTACTGCAGAAATGATTGTTAAGGTGAAAGAGCCTCAAGCTGTTGAGCGTGCAATGCTTCGTGAAGATCAAATCTTATTCACTTACTTACACCTTGCACCTGATTTACCGCAAACTGAAGACCTTGTTAAAAGTAAAGCAATCTGTATTGCTTACGAAACAGTCACTGATGCACGTGGTGGTTTACCATTACTTGCTCCTATGTCTGAAGTGGCAGGTCGTATGTCAATCCAAGCCGGTGCTCAAGCACTTGAGAAATCAAACAACGGCCGTGGTATGTTACTAGGTGGCGTCCCAGGTGTTGAGCCTGCAAAAGTTGTGGTTATTGGTGGCGGTATGGTTGGTGCAAATGCTGCACAAATGGCTGTTGGCATGGGCGCTGATGTGGTTATTCTTGACCGCAACATTGATGTGCTTCGTCGTTTAGATGCGCAATATGGTAACAAAATCAAAGCGGTTTACTCGACTGCAGATGCGTTAGAAAAACACGTATTAGAAGCTGATTTAGTGATTGGTGGTGTATTAATTCCAGGTGCAGCAGCGCCAAAATTAGTCACTGCAGAACACATCAAAAACATGAAGCCTGGTTCTGCGATTGTTGATGTTGCGATTGACCAAGGTGGTTGTATTGCGACTTCTAAAGCGACAACTCACGCTGATCCAACTTACATCGTTGATGATGTTGTTCACTACTGTGTTGCTAACATGCCAGGCGCTGTGCCTCTGACATCAACGTTTGCATTAAACAATGCAACGCTTCCTTTCATCATTAACCTTGCAAATAAAGGCTATAAGCAAGCGCTACTTGATGATGCTCACTTCCGTAACGGCTTAAACGTTTATAAAGGCCACGTTACATTTAAAGAAGTAGCTGAAGGTTTCGGTATGCCATATGTAACAGCACTTGATGCGTTAAATGGCTAA
- the lrp gene encoding leucine-responsive transcriptional regulator Lrp, whose amino-acid sequence MVKASSAHQLDRIDKKILAELQKDGRISNVELAKRIGLSATPCLERVKKLEREKFIRGYKAIIDPVKIGAALLVYVEITLTKTSPDVFKDFNEAVKMYDEILECHLVSGKFDFLLKTRVADMAAYRQLLGDTLLTLPGVSESRTYVVMEEVKNEDMSPLKPGAR is encoded by the coding sequence ATGGTTAAAGCATCCAGTGCACATCAACTAGACCGCATCGATAAAAAGATTTTAGCTGAATTACAAAAAGACGGGCGAATTTCTAACGTCGAATTAGCAAAACGAATTGGCTTAAGTGCGACTCCTTGTTTAGAGCGTGTAAAAAAGCTCGAACGTGAGAAGTTTATTCGGGGTTACAAAGCGATTATTGATCCGGTTAAGATTGGTGCTGCTTTGCTTGTGTATGTTGAAATTACTCTCACTAAAACTTCACCTGATGTGTTTAAAGATTTTAACGAAGCGGTGAAAATGTATGATGAGATTTTAGAATGTCACCTTGTCTCAGGAAAGTTTGATTTTTTATTAAAGACTCGAGTAGCCGATATGGCGGCTTACCGACAACTGCTAGGGGACACACTGTTAACCTTACCCGGAGTGAGTGAAAGTCGCACTTATGTGGTGATGGAAGAGGTTAAAAACGAGGACATGTCTCCGCTAAAACCCGGTGCACGATAA
- the pssA gene encoding CDP-diacylglycerol--serine O-phosphatidyltransferase: MQKVLWQQQPGYGLNASDIDVLFSAEQYKSRLLSLIASATQRIYITALYLQDDEAGQEILTALHQASLARPTLDIKVFVDFHRAQRGLIGAKEKGGNAAFYQKFNQQYQSNVQILGVPVKAKELFGVLHLKGFVFDDVVLYSGASLNNVYLQHAERYRLDRYFVIQQPQLADAMIAFLNAAFIQSEAIPRLDIHPVPKFVELKAQHRKLVRFLKTASYSLATQQSEHDLQAQLYLGLGRRGNKLNKVIKQLFQSAENELLLYTPYFNFPAPLLRILAKQLKKGVKVTIVVGDKTANDFYIPPEERFSKIGALPYLYETILQRFLERKHQFVESKQLRVFLWKHDTNSFHLKGISVDNKMHLMTGHNLNPRAWGLDIENGILLNDPAGHLAADLEKEKQQILAHCTEINSYAEIETLEHYPEPVSKILGQAKRVKVDFIIKRFI, from the coding sequence GTGCAAAAAGTTTTATGGCAACAACAGCCCGGTTATGGGTTAAATGCTTCGGACATCGATGTCCTATTTAGTGCTGAACAATATAAATCGCGCTTATTGTCTTTAATTGCCAGCGCCACCCAACGCATTTACATCACCGCACTTTATTTGCAAGACGATGAAGCGGGTCAAGAAATATTGACCGCATTACACCAAGCTTCATTGGCTCGCCCGACGCTTGATATTAAAGTGTTTGTTGATTTTCATCGCGCCCAACGAGGGCTAATTGGTGCCAAAGAAAAAGGCGGCAATGCGGCCTTCTATCAAAAATTTAATCAGCAATATCAATCAAATGTTCAAATATTAGGGGTGCCCGTTAAAGCCAAAGAGCTGTTTGGTGTTTTGCATCTCAAAGGTTTCGTATTTGATGATGTTGTCTTGTATAGCGGTGCGAGTTTGAACAACGTATATTTGCAGCATGCTGAGCGTTATCGTCTCGATCGTTATTTTGTTATTCAACAGCCTCAGCTTGCTGATGCGATGATAGCGTTTTTGAATGCAGCGTTTATTCAAAGTGAAGCAATACCACGACTCGATATTCATCCTGTGCCTAAATTTGTAGAACTTAAAGCCCAGCACAGAAAGTTAGTTAGGTTTCTTAAAACGGCCAGTTACTCACTTGCTACCCAACAATCTGAACACGATCTCCAAGCACAACTTTATTTAGGGTTAGGGCGCCGTGGTAACAAATTAAACAAAGTGATAAAGCAACTGTTCCAATCGGCAGAAAACGAGTTGCTCTTATACACCCCATATTTTAATTTTCCAGCGCCTTTGCTACGCATTTTGGCCAAACAATTAAAGAAAGGGGTGAAAGTTACAATTGTCGTTGGGGACAAAACAGCCAATGACTTTTATATTCCACCAGAAGAGCGTTTTAGCAAGATAGGTGCATTACCGTATTTATACGAGACAATATTGCAGCGCTTTTTAGAGAGAAAACATCAGTTTGTAGAATCTAAACAGCTACGGGTGTTTTTGTGGAAGCATGATACCAACTCATTTCATCTCAAAGGAATTAGTGTCGACAACAAAATGCACTTAATGACGGGGCATAATCTTAATCCACGCGCGTGGGGTTTAGATATCGAAAACGGCATTTTACTCAATGATCCTGCCGGTCATCTGGCCGCAGATCTGGAGAAAGAAAAACAACAAATTTTGGCACATTGCACCGAAATTAACAGTTATGCTGAAATAGAAACCCTTGAACATTATCCTGAACCGGTGAGTAAAATATTAGGTCAAGCAAAGCGTGTTAAGGTGGATTTTATCATTAAACGTTTTATATAA
- the lolA gene encoding outer membrane lipoprotein chaperone LolA, with product MKRFFLSSLLLLSPMVWADAKSDLQQHLRQITSFDAQFSQVVTDEQNNTLQEAKGSLQLQQPNQLRWQQTAPEETLLITSGAQTYYFDSFAEQVTIMDTQSLINSTPFVLLTHHQDEQLWLNYSVVENKGVFELTPIEDEQSQVKRLDIVFDKQAQGFARISILDATGQQTQFTFKDSKLNQPLQSSLFEFVLPEGVAVDDQTQGE from the coding sequence ATGAAACGATTTTTTCTGTCTTCTTTATTGTTGTTAAGCCCAATGGTTTGGGCTGATGCGAAAAGTGATTTACAACAGCATTTGCGCCAGATCACCAGCTTTGACGCTCAGTTCAGTCAAGTTGTCACTGACGAGCAAAATAATACTCTGCAAGAAGCCAAAGGCTCATTACAGTTGCAGCAACCTAATCAATTACGCTGGCAACAAACCGCACCAGAAGAAACCTTATTAATTACCTCGGGTGCTCAAACCTATTATTTTGACAGTTTTGCTGAGCAAGTGACTATCATGGATACGCAAAGCTTAATTAACAGCACGCCATTTGTATTATTAACCCATCATCAAGATGAACAGTTATGGCTAAATTATTCAGTGGTTGAAAACAAAGGCGTTTTTGAACTCACGCCCATTGAGGATGAGCAAAGCCAAGTGAAACGTTTGGATATTGTTTTTGATAAACAAGCACAAGGGTTTGCACGGATCAGCATTTTAGATGCAACAGGGCAGCAAACTCAATTTACCTTTAAAGACAGTAAACTAAACCAACCTTTGCAATCGAGTTTGTTTGAATTTGTGTTACCTGAGGGCGTCGCAGTGGACGATCAAACACAAGGTGAGTAA